A region of Osmerus eperlanus chromosome 9, fOsmEpe2.1, whole genome shotgun sequence DNA encodes the following proteins:
- the LOC134027187 gene encoding F-box only protein 33: MALCRNVGAMALPSELIVHIFSFLSDRDKLRASSVCSRWRECLFYPTLWTELKLRVGGCSNSGGSVSEETSRLEFLTRKFGSFVRELEFSPVLALDEVEDRMEAPTGTNPQFSDPWKYAMTTYLDQVLCVLSSIRNNRNLQRLSLYGDTCILQEEVFMDRSYLNQVDQGCKKIKEIQQLFEEVLSNSRQIKWLSSAFMLGMLTPSSLASLSNPSADSLEHLSLLDNQLPPLAPPCELARLTHLQSLGLDFCDFTSEMCRLLAAPDRVPLHRLSLLLNGDAPEAKPLEGIASEEDWKGLVRHTSNLRVFMMGLEVGTQVLLQALKPSMPLERLHLDCYCTLVSEEALELISQQYNQTLSHFLLTRDNGSFPDLGMNRNEDPLVLLAWRCVHLTVLVIHGYTVWSHNLVAISRLRGSNLKLLAVSEESIDFDPDQSVCMEGDPVHNLVKEVSLGLGRVWHPISDISGGLSDTTLHFHSQLQAFSTGM, encoded by the exons ATGGCTCTGTGCAGGAATGTCGGGGCCATGGCTTTACCGAGCGAACTCATTGTCCACATATTCTCCTTCTTATCCGACAGAGATAAGCTTCGGGCCTCGTCAGTGTGCTCCCGCTGGAGGGAGTGTCTATTTTACCCAACGCTTTGGACGGAGCTCAAACTGCGTGTCGGTGGATGCTCAAACAGCGGGGGTTCAGTTTCCGAGGAGACCTCGAGATTAGAATTCCTTACCAGAAAGTTCGGATCTTTTGTGCGCGAACTGGAGTTCTCTCCGGTGTTGGCATTGGACGAAGtggaggacaggatggaggCGCCTACAGGAACCAACCCTCAGTTCTCCGACCCATGGAAATACGCAATGACCACTTATCTGGAccaggtgttgtgtgtgctgaGCAGTATTCGGAACAACAG gaaTCTGCAGAGGCTGAGCCTGTATGGGGACACCTGCATTCTGCAGGAGGAGGTGTTCATGGACAGGTCCTATCTCAACCAGGTCGATCAGGGATGCAAGAAGATCAAGGA GAtccagcagttgtttgaggaggTGCTCTCCAATAGCCGTCAGATAAAGTGGCTGTCCTCCGCCTTCATGTTGGGAATGCTGACCCcttcctccctggcctccctctccAACCCCAGTGCTGACTCCCTGGAGCACCTCAGCCTGCTTGACAACCAGCTGCCCCCCCTAGCCCCTCCCTGCGAGCTGGCCCGCCTCACCCACCTACAGTCCCTCGGCCTCGACTTCTGCGACTTCACCTCCGAGATGTGCCGTCTCCTGGCCGCCCCCGACCGTGTCCCTCTCCatcgcctctccctcctgctcaacGGCGACGCCCCGGAGGCCAAGCCTCTGGAGGGCATAGCCAGCGAAGAGGACTGGAAGGGGCTGGTCCGCCACACGTCCAACCTGCGTGTGTTCATGATGGGGCTGGAAGTAGGCACCCAGGTGCTGCTCCAGGCGCTGAAGCCCAGCATGCCCCTGGAGCGCCTTCACCTGGACTGCTACTGCACCCTGGTCAGCGAGGAGGCTCTGGAGCTCATCTCTCAGCAGTACAACCAGACGCTCAGCCACTTCCTGCTCACGAGGGACAACGGAAGCTTCCCTGATCTGGGCATGAACAGGAATGAGGACCCGCTGGTCCTGCTGGCCTGGCGCTGTGTGCACCTGACCGTCCTGGTCATAcatg GCTACACCGTGTGGTCCCACAACCTGGTGGCCATCTCCCGCCTGCGTGGGTCCAACCTGAAGCTGCTGGCGGTGTCCGAGGAGAGCATCGACTTTGACCCTGACCAGTCCGTCTGCATGGAGGGCGACCCAGTCCACAACCTGGTGAAGGAGGTGTCTCTGGGGCTGGGCCGAGTCTGGCACCCCATCTCAGACATCAGCGGGGGCCTCTCCGACACCACCCTGCACTTCCACAGCCAGCTGCAGGCCTTCAGCACGGGCATGTAG
- the fam177a1 gene encoding protein FAM177A1 isoform X2, whose product MAELLLCLTNANISLGQAMDAEKNPGMGKDFESVELGDMSVGQSKVPVKVPRRTIYFASGETMEEYSTDEEEEEEEPAKRNHMATTDTLTWGPYFWFHMWRAATSTISVCDYLGERMASLFGISSPKYQYAIDEYYRMKKEEEEEEEDNRLSEEAERRFKEQQNQEDQSPATEQPEGTASFVNVTFELEPEPNQTTPEGQRVPAPIPSS is encoded by the exons ATGGCAGAATTGTTGCTGTGTCTCACTAATGCCAATATTTCTCTTGGACAAGCTATGGACGCTGAAAAG aaccCTGGTATGGGAAAAGACTTTGAGAGTGTGGAGCTTGGGGACATGAGTGTGGGCCAGTCAAAAGTGCCGGTCAAAGTGCCACGCAGGACTATATACTTTGCCAGTGGAGAAACCATGGAGGAGTATAGcactgatgaagaggaggaggaggaagagcctgCAAAGAGGAACCACATGGCAACCACAGACACG TTGACTTGGGGTCCTTACTTCTGGTTCCACATGTGGAGGGCAGCAACTTCCACCATCTCAG TTTGTGACTACCTGGGAGAGAGAATGGCCTCCCTATTTGGCATATCTTCTCCCAAGTACCAGTATGCCATTGATGAGTACTACAGGATGAAGAAGGAG gaggaagaggaggaggaagataacCGTCTGTCCGAGGAGGCAGAGCGCAGGTTTAAGGAACAGCAAAACCAGGAGGACCAATCACCGGCCACGGAACAGCCGGAGGGGACAGCCTCATTCGTTAACGTCACCTTTGAGTTGGAGCCAGAGCCCAATCAGACCACACCAGAAGGCCAGAGAGTTcccgcccccatcccttcctcctga
- the fam177a1 gene encoding protein FAM177A1 isoform X1, which produces MAELLLCLTNANISLGQAMDAEKNPGMGKDFESVELGDMSVGQSKVPVKVPRRTIYFASGETMEEYSTDEEEEEEEPAKRNHMATTDTSKLTWGPYFWFHMWRAATSTISVCDYLGERMASLFGISSPKYQYAIDEYYRMKKEEEEEEEDNRLSEEAERRFKEQQNQEDQSPATEQPEGTASFVNVTFELEPEPNQTTPEGQRVPAPIPSS; this is translated from the exons ATGGCAGAATTGTTGCTGTGTCTCACTAATGCCAATATTTCTCTTGGACAAGCTATGGACGCTGAAAAG aaccCTGGTATGGGAAAAGACTTTGAGAGTGTGGAGCTTGGGGACATGAGTGTGGGCCAGTCAAAAGTGCCGGTCAAAGTGCCACGCAGGACTATATACTTTGCCAGTGGAGAAACCATGGAGGAGTATAGcactgatgaagaggaggaggaggaagagcctgCAAAGAGGAACCACATGGCAACCACAGACACG TCTAAGTTGACTTGGGGTCCTTACTTCTGGTTCCACATGTGGAGGGCAGCAACTTCCACCATCTCAG TTTGTGACTACCTGGGAGAGAGAATGGCCTCCCTATTTGGCATATCTTCTCCCAAGTACCAGTATGCCATTGATGAGTACTACAGGATGAAGAAGGAG gaggaagaggaggaggaagataacCGTCTGTCCGAGGAGGCAGAGCGCAGGTTTAAGGAACAGCAAAACCAGGAGGACCAATCACCGGCCACGGAACAGCCGGAGGGGACAGCCTCATTCGTTAACGTCACCTTTGAGTTGGAGCCAGAGCCCAATCAGACCACACCAGAAGGCCAGAGAGTTcccgcccccatcccttcctcctga